CGCCGCGTCGTCCGACGGGACACCAGTCTGCATGAAATGCATTGTGTAACCGCTTATTCCGCAACGAAGTTACCACACTCATCAGGTAGTGGACAGATGGCCGGTTGCCGGCCCTGGCACCGTTCGGGCGGGACTGGTGCAGTGGCGTCCGGGCCTGTAGCTCAGGCGTCGTCCCGGTAACCTGACAGTTCGTCGGCGGAGTAAGCGACCCCCAATCCGAGCGCTATGCGATTGACGAAATTGAAATAACCCACGATCAGAGTGAGATCGAGAATGTCACGGTCGCTCAAGCCAACCGCGCGCAAGTCGTGCAAATCGCTGTCGGTCATGGCGCCCGGCGCCGTGGTGAGTTTTTCGGCGTGCATGGCGATATTGCCCAGCCGTGGCTCCAGCGAATCCAGATTGTCGGCCGAGCACAAGGCCTGCACGGTATCGTCGTCTTTCACGTAGCGCCGCAATGCCTCGGCATGGTGCTGTACACAATAAGCGCACTCATTGCTGGCGGATACGACGACCGCAATCGCCTCGCGTTCGGCGCGCGACAGCCCGGACTTGCCGAACATGATAGTCATGTATAAATCGAGATGGTTCTGCATTGCCTCAGGGTTGAGGCTTTGCACCTGCATGATGTTGGATATTTTGCCGCGTTGTTCGATAAGTGCGGCATAGATTCGGCCGAGCTTGTCGTCGGCGTCGTCGATACTGACTTCGTCGATCCATGCCATATCAGCGCTCCTTCCGATCTTCTTCCGCAAGCCAGTCGCGGGGTCGCAGGTAGTCGGTGTACAAACGCTCTTCGAGCGAGCCACTCTCCGGGGACCAGTCGTATTCCCAGCGTACCCGCGGTGGCAGGGACATCAGGATGGACTCCGTGCGCCCGCCAGACTGTAAGCCGAACAGAGTGCCGCGGTCATAAATGAGGTTGAACTCAACGTAACGACCACGCCGGTACAACTGAAATTCGCGTTCTCGCTCGCCGAACTCCGCATCCTTGCGAGCCGCTACGATAGGCAGGTAGGCCGCAAGGAAGCGGTCGCCAATTGTGCGCACGAATTCAAAAGAACGCTCGAAACCCGGTTCGTTAAGATCGTCGAAGAACAGCCCGCCGACGCCACGCGTTTCATTACGGTGCTTTAAAAAGAAGTACTCGTCGCACCACTTTTTGTAGCGGGGGTAGTAATCATCGCCGAACGGCTGACAGGCATCTCGCGCTGTGCGGTGCCAATGCAGCACGTCTTCGTGAAACGGATAATAAGGTGTCAGATCGAAGCCGCCGCCGAACCACCAGACCGGCGGTCCGTCATCCGCGACGGTTGTAAAGAAGCGGAAGTTGGCGTGCGTGGTCGGGACGTAGGGGTTTTCCGGGTGCAGGACCAGTGACACGCCCATCGCCGTGAAGGCACGGCCGGCCAGTTCGGGCCGACTCTTGGTCGCGGACGGCGGCATGGTGTCGCCGTAGACGTGCGAGAAGCCGACGCCGGCTTGCTCGAACACGTCGCCCTGTGTTAGCACCCGGCTTTCACCACCACCGCCACCCTGGCGTTGCCAGCTGTCGTGTTGAAACCGGCCGCTGCCATCGGTTACTTCCAGCGCGGCGCAAATGCTCTGTTGCAAGCCTTGCAGGTAGGTCTTTACGGCGTCTTGATCGGGTGCTGTCTGGTTCATTGTGTGGCTGCTCTGACGATCCGGCCGCTGCAGAGGTCGCGAATTTCCGACGATCCAATGGCAGGACCGCAGCGACCCGGCACGATGGCGTCGACCAGCGGGCCGAATTGCTTGTGAAGTATATAAGAGGTCCGGGCAGGTGGTCTGCCGCTGATATTCGCGCTGGTTGAGACGATCGGCATGCCCACGATCTGGCAGAGTGCAGCGGCCACGGGGTGCGCTGTAATCCTGATGGCCACGCTCTCATGCCGGCCTTTTATCCAAACCGGCACCGCATCCGTTGCCGGCACTACCCAGGTTACCGGTCGTTCAGCGCTGCATCGAAGATCCGGTGCGTTCGCGGGCAAGTCGATCCAGCCGTCGAATTGTTCCAAAGACGCACCGATCAGCAACAGGCCCTGGAGTGGATCGCGCTGCTTGATCTCGAGGATGCGCATGACAGCAGCGGCGTCGTCCGGCCGGCAGCCTATGCCGAAGACTCCTTCGGTCGGGTAAGCAACGACGCCGCCTGCGCGGACGAGTCGGCCGGCCCAGCGCAGCGGCATCATGAAGCCTAACCTTCTGCGCCGTCAGTCGACTTGCCCGTCGTTTTCTTTTTCTTGGCTGCCGGGGCTGTCTTCTTCGCGACTTTTTTCTTGGCTGTTTTTTTCTTGGCCTTTTTCTTGGCTTTCTTCTTGGTCTTCTTTTTGGCTTTTTTCTTAGTTGCCGTTTTCTTGCTGCTGGCCTCTGACGCACTGACTTTTTTCTTTTTGCCGCGTCGGCCGCGCTCGGGCGCTGCCGCCAGCAATTCCTTGCACTCGTCGAGCGTCAGTGTCTTTGGTTCGCGGTCCTTCGGCACCCGTGCATTCTTCTTTTTGTCCGTGATGTACGGACCGTAGCGACCGTTCAGTACCTGAATGCCTTCTTCTTCGAAATCAAGAATAAGGCGTTCTGCGTCGATGCGCTTTTTCTCTTCTATCAGCTCCAGCGCGCGCGGTAGTTCGATGGTGTACGGATCGTCGTCACCTTTGATTGAGACGAACTTGTCGCCGTAACGCACGTAAGGCCCGAACCGGCCAACGCTTGCAGAAACCGAAAGACCGTCAGCTGTCTCGCCCAGCTTTCTCGGCAGTTTGAACAGCTCCATCGCCTCATCCAGCGTGATGTCGTTCATCTTCTGGCCAGGGCGCAGTCCGGCAAATTTGGGTTTTTCTTCGTCGTCTTTGGTGCCGATTTGTACGAACGGGCCAAATCGCCCCATGCGGACAGTGATGGGTTTGCCGGTTTTCTTGTCGGTACCCAACTCACGGGCCATCGCGACTTGTTCGCGGGTTACGTTCTCGTCCTTGTGCAATACCAGCTTGGAAAACGGTGCCCAGAATTCTTTGAGCAACGGTATCCATTCTTTCTTGCCCAAGGACACTTCATCGAGATCGTCTTCGAGCCGCGCCGTGAAGTCGTAGTCGACGTACTGCGTGAAGTGTTCGGTCAAGAAGCCGTTCACGATCCGGCCAATATCGGTAGGCAGGAAACGTTTGCCATCCATTTCGACGTACTCGCGATTCTTCAACGTCATGATAATGCTGGCGTAGGTCGAGGGCCGGCCGATACCGTATTCTTCCAGCGTCTTTACAAGGCTCGCCTCTGTGAATCGCGGCGGTGGTTCGGTGAAATGCTGTTCGGGGCGCAACTTGTCGAGCGAAATCGTATCGCCCTGGCTGATTTCGGGGAGCAGGCGATCGCCATCGTCGGTTTCGTTGTCGTCCTTGCCTTCCTGGTATACCGCCATAAAGCCGGGCTCGACCAGTACCGAGCCATTGGCACGCAACAAGTGACCTTTATCACTGTGCGGTCCGGCGGCCAGATCCAGCGCTACCGTGTCGAAAATCGCGGGCACCATCTGACAGGCCATCGTGCGTTGCCAGATCAGTGTGTAGAGTTTGAGTTGTTCTTCGTCGAGCTTGCCCTTGAGTGACTCAGGCGTAATGGCGACAGACGTCGGGCGAATGGCCTCGTGCGCTTCCTGAGCGTTTTTCGCCTTGGTCTTAAAGACGCGCGCTTCAGCCGGTACGTTCTGCGCACCGTATCGTTCGCCGATCAAGTCGCGAATTT
The DNA window shown above is from Woeseia oceani and carries:
- a CDS encoding peroxidase-related enzyme (This protein belongs to a clade of uncharacterized proteins related to peroxidases such as the alkylhydroperoxidase AhpD.) encodes the protein MAWIDEVSIDDADDKLGRIYAALIEQRGKISNIMQVQSLNPEAMQNHLDLYMTIMFGKSGLSRAEREAIAVVVSASNECAYCVQHHAEALRRYVKDDDTVQALCSADNLDSLEPRLGNIAMHAEKLTTAPGAMTDSDLHDLRAVGLSDRDILDLTLIVGYFNFVNRIALGLGVAYSADELSGYRDDA
- the hemF gene encoding oxygen-dependent coproporphyrinogen oxidase: MNQTAPDQDAVKTYLQGLQQSICAALEVTDGSGRFQHDSWQRQGGGGGESRVLTQGDVFEQAGVGFSHVYGDTMPPSATKSRPELAGRAFTAMGVSLVLHPENPYVPTTHANFRFFTTVADDGPPVWWFGGGFDLTPYYPFHEDVLHWHRTARDACQPFGDDYYPRYKKWCDEYFFLKHRNETRGVGGLFFDDLNEPGFERSFEFVRTIGDRFLAAYLPIVAARKDAEFGEREREFQLYRRGRYVEFNLIYDRGTLFGLQSGGRTESILMSLPPRVRWEYDWSPESGSLEERLYTDYLRPRDWLAEEDRKER
- a CDS encoding L-threonylcarbamoyladenylate synthase; its protein translation is MMPLRWAGRLVRAGGVVAYPTEGVFGIGCRPDDAAAVMRILEIKQRDPLQGLLLIGASLEQFDGWIDLPANAPDLRCSAERPVTWVVPATDAVPVWIKGRHESVAIRITAHPVAAALCQIVGMPIVSTSANISGRPPARTSYILHKQFGPLVDAIVPGRCGPAIGSSEIRDLCSGRIVRAATQ
- a CDS encoding DNA topoisomerase I, which codes for MSRNLVIVESPAKAKTISKYLGKDFDVLASYGHVRDLVPKEGAVDTDADFAMKYQIIERNEKHVNAIIKALKKSDALYLATDPDREGEAISWHLVELLKEKGVIKDKPVHRVVFHEITKGAINEAIEHPRMISDELVCAQQARRALDYLVGFNLSPLLWKKVQRGLSAGRVQSPALRMIVERELEIEAFKAREYWTIEADVSKESQPFVSRLIRYRGEKVEQFSFENEAAAREVESTLLAAANGTLTAVKVDKKQRRRNPSAPFTTSTLQQEASRKLGFNTQWTMRVAQRLYEGIELPGEGNVGLITYMRTDSVTLAQSALDEIRDLIGERYGAQNVPAEARVFKTKAKNAQEAHEAIRPTSVAITPESLKGKLDEEQLKLYTLIWQRTMACQMVPAIFDTVALDLAAGPHSDKGHLLRANGSVLVEPGFMAVYQEGKDDNETDDGDRLLPEISQGDTISLDKLRPEQHFTEPPPRFTEASLVKTLEEYGIGRPSTYASIIMTLKNREYVEMDGKRFLPTDIGRIVNGFLTEHFTQYVDYDFTARLEDDLDEVSLGKKEWIPLLKEFWAPFSKLVLHKDENVTREQVAMARELGTDKKTGKPITVRMGRFGPFVQIGTKDDEEKPKFAGLRPGQKMNDITLDEAMELFKLPRKLGETADGLSVSASVGRFGPYVRYGDKFVSIKGDDDPYTIELPRALELIEEKKRIDAERLILDFEEEGIQVLNGRYGPYITDKKKNARVPKDREPKTLTLDECKELLAAAPERGRRGKKKKVSASEASSKKTATKKKAKKKTKKKAKKKAKKKTAKKKVAKKTAPAAKKKKTTGKSTDGAEG